In Chitinophaga nivalis, a single genomic region encodes these proteins:
- a CDS encoding ABC transporter permease subunit, whose product MKVVFNIARAELRYFFFSPIAWFVLILFLMSSAGIIMGNLYDTALQQDAMLELQGDAFSGFLNMPLTRTVIGKGLDTVLMIFFLFIPLLTMGVINREYAAGTIKLLHSSPVKTRQIILGKFLGVYSFVCLMILIFLAEVIVLTFSIKDAEFLHILAMVLGFFLLAAMYVAVGMYISSLTSYPIVAGIGTFVVLTLFTTLRMLFQGTDYVRDVTYFLSSSGRVENLLAGLITTKDLIYFFSITSLFIIFTIIKTKSVTESKSWRVSAGRYLSVFAITVVILVVTSLHGLIGYCDVTRGKVNTLHENTQGVLKQLDGSPLKITLYTNLLGYNLGSGVPTARNSYLWNFWARYRRFYNNMEFEYVYYYDVNKGDNSIFQTYPGKSLEEIAEKYAEMYKTDLSIYKTPAEIRRLIDLESEAKGLLMQVEYKGKKTFLRTYLDPEVFPSERHVSGSLLRLMNDTTPTFKFLTGHYERSPLKSGEREYGNHTVNKSSRNALINMGLNFDTIPALGSGRFNPDDVLVIADPKSILDKALIDSVKQYIDNGGNAMFYTEPGKQFIMNPILNHVGVNADEGTIVAPNPQDMPHKFAGLIAKKGTDMADEQPFFYFRNGLTNACYTAIIGASVLRYSDTTGFKVEQITTVHNNPNTWIERGLLVVDSAAPVFNAAEGDYRTEAPYPVGLQLTRKIGNKLQKIIISSDADMMSAAKGDGKDYGNAFYSYTVDNRFPVYHNFKVPTDIRLTIKKAPAKTWKMVLQYVVPAFILAAAIVILIRRKRK is encoded by the coding sequence ATGAAAGTAGTTTTTAATATAGCGCGGGCGGAATTACGGTATTTTTTCTTTTCACCGATCGCATGGTTTGTATTGATTTTATTCCTGATGTCCAGTGCGGGCATTATCATGGGGAATCTGTATGATACTGCGCTACAGCAGGACGCCATGCTTGAGTTGCAAGGGGATGCTTTCAGTGGGTTTCTGAATATGCCGCTGACCAGAACGGTGATCGGTAAGGGGCTTGATACGGTGCTGATGATTTTCTTTTTATTCATTCCGCTGCTGACCATGGGCGTAATCAACCGGGAATATGCAGCCGGGACCATTAAGTTGCTGCATTCGTCGCCTGTGAAAACACGCCAGATCATCCTGGGTAAGTTTCTGGGTGTGTACAGTTTTGTATGCCTGATGATCCTGATTTTCCTGGCAGAGGTAATCGTATTGACCTTTTCTATTAAGGATGCAGAGTTCCTGCATATCCTGGCGATGGTACTGGGCTTCTTTTTACTGGCGGCTATGTATGTGGCAGTAGGGATGTATATTTCCAGTTTAACTTCCTATCCGATTGTTGCCGGGATCGGAACATTTGTGGTACTGACCCTGTTCACCACGTTACGGATGCTGTTCCAGGGAACAGATTATGTGCGGGATGTCACCTATTTCCTTTCCAGCTCGGGGAGGGTAGAAAACTTACTGGCTGGCCTGATTACCACAAAGGACCTTATTTACTTCTTCAGTATTACTTCCCTTTTTATCATCTTCACCATCATCAAAACGAAATCCGTTACCGAGTCGAAATCATGGCGTGTATCGGCAGGCAGATACCTGTCGGTGTTTGCGATAACGGTGGTGATACTTGTTGTTACCTCTCTGCACGGGCTGATCGGCTATTGTGATGTGACGAGAGGAAAAGTAAATACGCTGCATGAAAATACCCAGGGCGTATTGAAGCAGCTGGACGGATCGCCGTTGAAGATAACGCTGTATACGAACCTGTTGGGGTATAATCTGGGGAGTGGGGTGCCTACTGCGCGCAATAGCTATCTGTGGAACTTCTGGGCCAGATACCGCCGCTTTTACAATAATATGGAGTTTGAGTATGTATATTATTACGATGTGAACAAGGGTGACAATTCCATATTTCAGACGTACCCGGGCAAATCGCTGGAAGAAATAGCGGAGAAGTATGCGGAAATGTATAAAACCGACCTCTCTATCTATAAAACACCCGCAGAAATCAGGCGCCTCATCGACCTGGAGTCCGAAGCAAAAGGCTTATTGATGCAGGTGGAGTATAAAGGGAAAAAGACATTCCTGAGAACGTACCTGGATCCGGAAGTTTTTCCAAGTGAAAGGCATGTTTCCGGCAGTCTGTTACGTTTAATGAATGATACAACGCCTACGTTTAAATTTCTGACAGGTCACTATGAGCGTTCGCCCCTTAAATCCGGTGAACGGGAGTATGGCAACCATACCGTCAATAAATCATCCAGGAATGCATTGATTAATATGGGATTGAATTTCGACACCATCCCGGCCCTGGGTTCCGGTAGATTTAATCCCGATGATGTACTGGTGATAGCTGATCCGAAATCAATATTGGATAAGGCCCTTATCGATAGCGTTAAACAGTATATCGACAACGGGGGGAACGCTATGTTTTATACTGAACCAGGCAAGCAGTTTATCATGAACCCGATTCTGAATCATGTGGGGGTAAATGCGGATGAAGGTACCATCGTAGCGCCGAATCCGCAGGATATGCCACACAAGTTTGCCGGATTGATTGCTAAGAAAGGTACGGACATGGCTGATGAGCAGCCGTTTTTCTACTTCAGAAACGGCCTGACGAATGCTTGCTATACCGCTATCATTGGCGCCAGTGTATTACGCTATTCTGATACCACAGGATTTAAGGTAGAACAGATTACCACTGTACATAACAATCCCAATACCTGGATAGAAAGAGGCTTGTTGGTAGTGGATTCTGCAGCGCCTGTATTCAATGCCGCGGAGGGGGACTACAGGACGGAAGCACCTTATCCTGTGGGCCTGCAGCTTACCCGCAAAATCGGTAACAAATTGCAGAAGATCATTATTTCCAGCGATGCGGACATGATGTCTGCGGCTAAAGGAGACGGAAAGGATTATGGCAATGCGTTCTACAGCTATACGGTTGATAACAGGTTCCCTGTTTACCATAATTTCAAAGTGCCCACCGATATACGGCTGACGATCAAAAAGGCCCCGGCCAAAACATGGAAGATGGTGCTGCAATATGTAGTACCTGCCTTTATCCTGGCCGCAGCTATCGTGATACTGATAAGAAGAAAACGCAAATAG
- a CDS encoding ABC transporter ATP-binding protein, with amino-acid sequence MQPILKVENLSHKYASSWAIREINFEINDTGVVGLLGSNGAGKSTTMNIICGTLLQTEGNVSINGLNIKEDPIAYKKQIGFLPQQAPLYMDFTVQEYLEYSAQLRLMDKRLIKRAVEEVLEKTSITQMRSRLIKNLSGGYRQRVGIAQSIINKPKVVILDEPTNGLDPNQIIEARKLIKEIAQDHAVLLSSHVLSEVNLLAKEIIMIEAGQVVFADTLDAFNNILQPNTMVARMLHMPAPEELMAIADVQKVELLPDNKCRIYFQPNDDLAERIVRKSAEKNWRLTAIHTESSGMDDVFKQLSSNSSSILH; translated from the coding sequence ATGCAGCCTATATTAAAGGTGGAGAACCTATCGCATAAGTATGCCAGTTCCTGGGCCATACGCGAAATAAATTTTGAGATCAATGATACCGGTGTTGTTGGATTGCTGGGTTCGAACGGAGCCGGTAAGTCTACCACGATGAATATCATCTGCGGCACCTTGCTGCAAACAGAGGGGAATGTTTCCATCAATGGGTTGAACATCAAAGAGGATCCTATTGCCTATAAAAAGCAGATCGGCTTTTTACCACAGCAGGCGCCCCTTTATATGGATTTTACCGTGCAGGAGTACCTGGAATATTCCGCACAGCTAAGGTTGATGGATAAGCGCCTGATTAAAAGGGCCGTGGAAGAAGTACTGGAGAAAACGTCTATTACGCAGATGAGGTCGCGCCTTATAAAGAATTTGTCGGGCGGATATCGCCAGCGGGTAGGTATCGCGCAATCCATCATCAATAAACCGAAGGTGGTGATTCTCGACGAGCCTACCAATGGTCTCGATCCGAATCAGATCATTGAAGCCAGGAAACTGATAAAAGAAATTGCGCAGGACCATGCGGTATTGTTGTCGTCGCATGTATTGTCTGAAGTGAACCTGCTCGCCAAAGAGATCATCATGATAGAAGCCGGGCAGGTCGTGTTTGCAGATACCCTCGATGCTTTCAATAATATCCTCCAGCCCAATACCATGGTGGCCAGAATGCTCCATATGCCTGCACCTGAAGAGCTAATGGCGATAGCAGATGTACAGAAAGTAGAGTTGCTGCCGGATAACAAATGCCGGATCTATTTCCAGCCCAACGACGATCTGGCGGAAAGAATTGTGAGGAAGAGCGCAGAGAAAAACTGGAGACTCACTGCTATTCACACGGAATCTTCCGGTATGGACGATGTATTCAAACAATTATCATCAAATTCTTCTTCAATCTTACACTAA